The Macaca thibetana thibetana isolate TM-01 chromosome 11, ASM2454274v1, whole genome shotgun sequence genome window below encodes:
- the KCNA6 gene encoding potassium voltage-gated channel subfamily A member 6, whose protein sequence is MRSEKSLTLAAPGEVRGPEGEQQDAGDFPEAGGGGGCCSSERLVINISGLRFETQLRTLSLFPDTLLGDPGRRVRFFDPLRNEYFFDRNRPSFDAILYYYQSGGRLRRPVNVPLDIFLEEIRFYQLGDEALAAFREDEGCLPEGGEDEKPLPSQPFQRQVWLLFEYPESSGPARGIAIVSVLVILISIVIFCLETLPQFRVDGRGGSNGGGVSRVSSVSRGSQEEEEDEDDSYTFHHGITPGEMGTGGSSSLSTLGGSFFTDPFFLVETLCIVWFTFELLVRFSACPSKPAFFRNIMNIIDLVAIFPYFITLGTELVQQQEQQPASGGGSQNGQQAMSLAILRVIRLVRVFRIFKLSRHSKGLQILGKTLQASMRELGLLIFFLFIGVILFSSAVYFAEADDDDSLFPSIPDAFWWAVVTMTTVGYGDMYPMTVGGKIVGSLCAIAGVLTIALPVPVIVSNFNYFYHRETEQEEQGQYTHVTCGQPAPDLKATDNGLGKPDFPEANRERRPSYLPTPHRAYAEKRMLTEV, encoded by the coding sequence ATGAGATCGGAGAAATCCCTTACGCTGGCGGCGCCGGGGGAGGTCCGTGGGCCGGAGGGGGAGCAACAGGATGCGGGAGACTTCCCGGAGGccggcgggggcgggggctgCTGTAGTAGCGAGCGGCTGGTGATCAATATCTCCGGGCTGCGCTTTGAGACACAACTGCGCACCCTGTCGCTGTTTCCGGACACGCTGCTCGGAGACCCCGGCCGCCGAGTCCGCTTCTTCGACCCCCTGAGGAACGAGTACTTCTTCGACCGCAACCGGCCCAGCTTCGACGCCATCCTCTACTACTACCAGTCGGGGGGCCGCCTGCGGAGGCCGGTCAACGTGCCCCTGGACATTTTCCTGGAGGAGATCCGCTTCTACCAGCTGGGGGACGAGGCCCTGGCGGCCTTCCGGGAGGACGAGGGCTGCCTGCCCGAAGGTGGCGAGGACGAGAAGCCGCTGCCCTCCCAGCCCTTCCAGCGCCAGGTGTGGCTGCTCTTCGAGTACCCAGAGAGCTCTGGGCCCGCCAGGGGTATCGCCATCGTCTCCGTGTTGGTCATTCTCATCTCCATAGTCATCTTTTGTCTAGAGACCTTACCGCAGTTCCGTGTAGATGGTCGAGGTGGAAGCAATGGTGGTGGTGTGAGTCGAGTCTCCTCAGTTTCCAGGGGGagtcaggaggaagaggaggatgaagaTGATTCCTACACATTTCATCATGGCATCACCCCTGGGGAAATGGGGACCGGGGGCTCGTCCTCACTCAGTACTCTGGGGGGCTCCTTCTTTACAGACCCTTTCTTTCTGGTGGAGACCCTGTGCATTGTCTGGTTCACTTTTGAGCTCTTGGTGCGCTTCTCCGCCTGCCCCAGCAAGCCGGCCTTCTTCCGGAACATCATGAACATCATTGACTTGGTGGCTATCTTCCCCTACTTCATCACCCTGGGCACTGAGCTGgtgcagcagcaggagcagcagccagCCAGTGGAGGAGGCAGCCAGAATGGGCAGCAGGCCATGTCCCTGGCCATCCTCAGAGTCATCCGCCTGGTCCGGGTGTTCCGCATCTTCAAGCTCTCCCGCCACTCCAAGGGGCTGCAGATCCTGGGCAAGACCTTGCAGGCCTCCATGAGGGAGCTGGGGTTGCTCATCTTCTTCCTGTTCATCGGGGTCATCCTCTTCTCCAGTGCTGTTTACTTCGCAGAGGCTGACGATGACGATTCGCTCTTTCCCAGCATCCCGGATGCCTTCTGGTGGGCAGTGGTTACAATGACCACGGTAGGTTACGGGGACATGTACCCCATGACTGTGGGGGGCAAGATCGTGGGCTCGCTGTGTGCCATCGCTGGGGTCCTCACCATTGCCCTGCCTGTGCCCGTCATTGTCTCCAACTTCAACTACTTCTACCATCGGGAGACGGAGCAGGAGGAGCAAGGCCAGTATACCCACGTCACTTGTGGGCAGCCTGCGCCAGACCTGAAGGCAACTGACAATGGACTTGGCAAGCCTGACTTCCCCGAGGCTAACCGGGAACGGAGACCCAGCTACCTTCCTACACCACATCGGGCCTATGCAGAGAAAAGAATGCTCACAGAGGTCTGA